The Malus sylvestris chromosome 14, drMalSylv7.2, whole genome shotgun sequence genome segment AGATTTTGAGTATGAAGTTCAAGTTCCATATTTATTGTATAGAAATGCATCCCAAGAAGTTAACGGCATTTGGTTTTATAATGCACGCGAATGTGAGGAAGTTGCAAATCTCTTTACTAGGTACAATGTCTTTCTGATAATTCTTATTGCTTCCCATTTGCGCACAAATTGTTTGTTAGTTTCTAAGAAAGAGTTCTAgacatttaattgcatatcgcAGATTTGCAGGATGGTAATATAACATTACAgatttttttaggggtatagATTTTCTCTTACAAGAGTTTGACATTAGTAAAGTTTATGAGTTATACAAATGCATACATATATGTGTAACACAACACAAAAGGGCAATATATGATGTTAAATGTTGAGGTTATCAACAGCAGTGTGACCCGGATGGATGCATTAGATACATATGGATATGCATACAAACAGAGAGCATAGCATGGGATCTACAGAAGTAAAATGGTGACTTGGAAATACTGGATACCTTAGTTTCGTGTCTGTATTAAGTTATGTGGATGTAGATATGCCACATTTATGCATTTGGATTCTAATGCCTTTCCTTCTTACAGGATCCTGAATGCATACTCAAAGGTTCCACCCAAGTCCAAAGTAGCTTCAAGCAAAAGGTTTTACCCACTTTCTCCATTGTTGCTCCAATTGtgttatatattttaattttacttcCTGTATTCAGATTCAGAATTGACATTTGTTCTTCAATCTTAGTCATATAAAATTAACTTCAACCTGAATTGTTGTAATGTTAGATAACTTATATAATATAGTTctgaaaaaaagaaataagTGGTGGAAAGGGCCTCTTAAGTTTGGTACTATCCTTGGTATGCGTTCCTGATGTTTCTAATATTTCTATATTTCCATCTTCTCTTTTGTCAGTATAATTTTTTCTGCATATCATGAGTTGCGTCATTAACTTGGGTTTATTTATTGAGTAAATTGTGTCTTCAATGTTGCATCTAATTTTCTTTCTGCCTATTAAATTGTAGTGAGTTTGAGGAGCTTGAAGCAGTCCCATCCATGTTGGTCATGGAAGGGCCGTTGGAGCCATCATTGAATGCCCCTACTGCCACTGAGGCGCCTGAAGATTCTTCCTTTATAAGCTACCTGGTATGATTTCATGCATGGTGGCTTTTCGATCTGCTTACTTTTATGTCGTCTAGAACTTGTCCCCCATGGATGTGGGATTTGCGAGTACCAAGTGATCTAGGATAAATTACTTAGGTATGAACTACATAACATTAGATAAAGGGATTTGAAATGCACTACATGATCATTACAAAGACAAACAATGGATCTAGAAATGACTCCTTTCAAGTAGTCATTTGCAAATCCCCCACAGTGCATTGCATCCAGTCATTTGAAATCCCTCCCTCGAATCTTTGTTGGTGCATTGCTAACTAATTTAGCCTAATCCCTGGTGGTTCGTTATGTATCATCTGTAAGTATGTTATTTAATTCCATGGTTGAGATGCTTTTGAATTCATTCCTAGAGTACCTAAAATTCTTTTAAGCCATAGGCATACCTGACGAACTCACTGTTTGGGCTGTTTGAGTGAAGTTGCAGCCGAGTCCTAAGCGTTTTACCTCTCACTAAAGCATTTGGAGGTGCTAAAGTTGAGTGGACTTTATTTCAATCCTTTTCCTCAGAGATGTTAGTTGAGGAAATTTTGGGATAACAAACGCAGTTGTTTCTGTCTTTCTGATTCCTCTGAATAAGGAAAATATGATTCAGAAGCAATACCAATTATAGGAAGAGTGTGGGTGTGAGAGTAAATACTTGAAGGACATTGAAATTGCAAGGGATGTTTCTTAGTGAATGCCCATGTGAAATGAATAAAAGCTTATTTCTGATGAAATTGATAGAACTATCTTTACTGAAGTAGAGTTTATGGTTCATCCAGAAGATGAAAAAAAGAGCTTATATTGATGCTCTAATTATTACAAATGATATTGTTTCGGCTAAATTGGTCTAaagaaactattttatttttttgggataTGAGCATTCTGAaaaagctaggacagaaggttagagttcaagagagtagaatgcatttaggaacgtggaatataggaaccttaacgggaaaatctatggaagttggaagttatggtgaggataaggataaatattatgtgcctacaagaaactaaatgGGTTGGTCtgaaggcaaaggatctagaaaactcaggttttaaactttggtattcgggcacaaatagaacgagaaacggttttggcatcatcgtggacaagaccttgacacaagatgttgtcgatgtcaagagggtagaaGATAGAATattggcaatcaagattgtaataggacaagaactcatcaatgtgattagtgcgtacgcacctcaagtagggttggatacgagtttgaaggagaaattttgggaagaccttggagacttggtgcaaggaattgctcagacggagaaggtatttataggaggagatttaaatggacacgtgggcaaggagacaggcaactatggaggttttcatggtggccatggttttggggagagaaacgaggatggggaagctatcttggattttacaatggcatatgatctcttcttagccaacaccttctttaagaagagagaagaacatgtgatcacctacaagagtgggtcgtcaaaaacacaaatagattttcttctaatgaggaaaggggatcgtataacttgtaaggattgtaaagttataccgggagagagcttggctaatcaacattgcttgttggtgatggatgtacatatcaaaagagagagaaaaaagaacaagacttggaagtgcccaaggactagatggtggaatctaaaaggagaaaaacaagccattttcaaagagagagTAATCACCCAATGCGTGTGGGATAgggagggggaagctagccaaaggtgggattccatggctagttgtatccgaaaagtagcaaaagaggtattaggagagtccaagagttttgcttcacaccaaaaggaatcttggtggtggaatgaggaggtacaaacaaaggtgaaggctaagaaggaatgttgtaaagccttacaCAAGGATAgaaccgatgaaaatggtgaaaggtatagaagagcgaagcaagaggcgaagaaagttgtgagagaagctaagctagcggcttatgacgatatgtataagcgactagataccaaagaaggaaagttggatatctataaactggctaaagcaagggaaaagaagacaagggatctaaaccaagtgaggtgcatcaaggatgaggatggaaaggttcttgctacagagaacgcgatcaaagacagatggagatgttattttcataatcttttcaatgaaggacatgaaaggagtacttctgtAGGGTAGttaagtaactcagaagagtgtagaaactactcattttaccgtcgaatcaggaaggaagaagtggttgtagctttgaaaaagatgaagcgtagaaaagcagtgggcccagatgatataccgatcgaagtgtggaaggtcttgggagagacgggtatagcatggctcactgaccttttcaataggattttgaaaatgaagaagatgtcaaatgagtggcgaaagagcactttggtgcctatctacaagaataagggcgacgtacaaaattgcatgaactataagggtattaagctaatgagtcatacaatgaagctctgggagagagtcattgagcatagattaaggcaagagacacgggtttcggacaaccaattcgggttcatgctagggcactcaaccatggaggcaatctatctcttacaaagattgatggaaagatatagagatgggaaaaaggatttacacatggtctttatagatttggaaaaagcgtatgatagggtccctagaaacattctttggaggattttaaagaagaaaggagtacgagtagcatatatctaagctataaaggatatgtatgatgaagtaaagactgccgtaagaactcatgaaggacaaaccgaaagcttccccataactgtagggttacatcaaggctcatccttaagtctttacctttttgcattggtaatagatgagttaacaggacatattcaagatgatattccttggtgtatgcttttcgcagacgatataatgttgatagataaaactcaagaaggggtaaatgcgaaacttaacctttggagagaggtgttggaatctaaaggtcttcgcctaaaccgaccaaagacagaatatatggagtgcaagttcagtgcaaatagaggccaaaatgagttaggagTGAGGATCGAAGATCAGGAAATATCAAAGAGCGactgctttcgctacctaggatctatcttgcaaaagaatggagaattagatggagacctcaaccatagaatacaagctggatggatgaagtgaagagtgcatccgacgtgttgtgtgaccgccgtatgccactgaagttcaagggaaaattttataggacgacaataaggtcggcgatgctgtatggcacagaatgttgggcggtgaagcatcaacacgtacataaaatgggtgtaacggagatgaggatgcttcgttggatgtgtgggcacacgagaaaagataagattaggaatgaggatatccaaggtaaagtaggagtagccgaaatttaaggaaagatgagagaaaatcggttactgtggtttggacatgtgcaaagaaggcctactgacgctccggttcgaagatgtggctacgggacagaggttcagggccgaaggggtagaggaagacctaggaaaactttggaagagatcctaagaaaaaacttagaatacttggatctaacggtggacatgacacagaaccgagcgcaatggcgttctaggattcatatagcatGTCATTCTGAAAAACCTGAATGATGTATTTGCTTAGACTTAAAGGGGAATGATGTATCTTGATATAGCATGTCATTCTCTTCCGATGTGTTGTCTTTGCTCTGTATCTCCTTACTCATTATAGCTTGTTTTCACTAATGGCTAATCATATCGTCCCCTCATATTTACTGCAGGCAGCTATGAATATTGGAAATAATGCTTCAAATGCAACAAATTCAAGACTGCCCTATCAGTCTACTGGAACTGTTCCCAAGCCTTCTTATGCACCCAGTGCCGTTTCACCCCCTTCACCAACTCCACAAATACCAACCCATTCCCATTCAGTCCCATCTACACCAACCCCCCCACATGGCTCCTCTGATCAAACCACCAGCAACAATCGGGTTGCTAATCTTATAAAGCcctcttctttcttccctcTCCCTGTTTCCTCACCTCCTTTGGTCATACCACCTACCTCTTCATCTGTGCCACCTGCTGCTGCACTTCATCCACCCCTGAATCTGCAACGCCCTTATGGCACCCCAATGCTTCAACCCTTTCCACCACCAACGCCCCCACCATCTTTAACTCCCAATTCTGCTCCTCCTGCGCCCAGTGATGGGCCTCTTATTAGCAGAGAAAAAGTTCGAGAAGCACTTGTAATGCTTGTTCAGGTATTTTCATGTTTTGTCTCTTTTTCGTACTCAGAATTACCTCCTGTATTCATTAAATAATTGCCCAACATACAGTGAGCACAGTTAACCTTTTCTTTTTGTCCAAAACACGGTTACTTCATAGAAAGCcttttatgaaattatattttatatgaatttgtgTATATACGTTGGGGGCATTAGTCTGCTGATTTATATATCGATATGTAGAAAGAAAAGAAGTCGGTGTATCAACTATAGATTCATCTTACCATGTTCTCTTGGTTGTTGACAATTGAACATTTGGCCTCCAATGTTTTAAGCATCCTTGACCTAAAGTTTTTCTCATGACTGACTCTGTATTGTTATTCTTTTAGGACGATCAATTCATCGACATGTTATACCAAGCATTGCTGAAAGTGCACCATACATGATAACTTTGGGAACCGATGGTGTCATCATCTGCATATTCGATCGAGTACAAAATCATGTAGAATAAGTTGTGTATATAGTTATTCTACTTCCGGTCCTCGGGAATAATGGCAGCGCAACAGCATAAGGCGTAACAACCGTGAAAACTTCTCCCCGCTCCGAGCTGGTCAATGTTCCCGAGGAATTTACTGACTTGGGAGGGTTGCTAGGGTGGCACTCACTCGGCCTGTTTGTTAATCCATATGTGTCGCCCCCCTGGACTCTTTGATGTTTGTAACACTTAGTTGAgttctttttaattaattatatttccaATGTTTAATTTGGATGAGTAATTTTGGTTTGTTAGGTGGTTTGGTTGCATTAGTAGTATTCAAACTTGTGTTAACGACCTCTAATTGTGGATCTACTTTATTAATCTATTATTGAAGGTTAGCAGGTAGAGCATACTTGGAACAACTTTATGTGTTTTTCGTCTTCTTTCATGCATCGGAAGCCGGGAGAAAAACTTGTATATACACGAAGTTTTTTGTAGTGTTGTAGTTTGGCACGGTTTCACGATGGGTTGACATGTGGGTCTCAACCGCTTTTTTCAAAGTAGTGGTGTATTGCTCTAGTGGTTAGCGTCTTTCTCTTTAACTTGTTGAGTTTTGTGTTCAAATCCTCGTACTTTTTATTTACAAGCAATATTCTATGCTACTTTATTTACAAGGGATATTTACActaatttacactaagggggggAGGGGAAAGGGTTTGAATCCTGAGACACACTGAGTTGAAGAGTAAGACATGATGTACGGCTAGTTTGGAGTTGTGTTGTGAGAAAAAAATGTTGTTTCCATAAGCAAGGGAAGATGCTTTTGGTCTTTGCTGTTTTGGACCCATGATTTTGAGGAAAAGCACTTTTTTCATTTACCCAACAAAAATTTTAGCCTCAACTTTTTAAAAAATCTGCTTTTAAAATAGTTTTAGAAATGTTAAACCAGCCCGTAGTCATATGAGGTGAATGAGAATAATTCTCATTTCTTACAAATTCATTCTTATACTAAACATGCCCTCTAAATGGACTGCATTTTTTGCTCATTATTTGAAGTGGTGGTGATGCTCACTACCTCAGTAATTATCGTTAGATGAATTAGATTTGATCTATTTATTATACACAATCTCACAATTTAAACTTATTTAACGACAATCAAGGAGGGGAAAGAATCACACTACTTGAGGGGTGCTGCACAAAAATATCTCTGTTAGGACGTGAAAAGCAGATAATTAATAATTAGATAGGCCCCCAACCCTGTTAAACCCTGTAAAAAGCGGCCCATTAAGTAGTCACAAGATTCAGAAACCCCTACCGCCCCCCGCCCTCCTCTTCTTCGTCTCTCCAGTGGAACAAGTATCGGAGTCTGATCGTAAGCAATGGCGATGCTTAGAACATTGGTGCACTCAAACCCTAAATTATCGTATTCCtcctcccttcttcttcctcccgcTCTTCTGATTTCCTGCAGGGGAATCGCTACTAAGCTCTTCGTTGGCGGTATAttacacacactctctctctctctctctctctatctgttTTATCTCCATTTCTGTAAAGTATTCTGCTTTAAGACGAAATGAAGTTGTGTTCTCTGAATAGGAAGTTCAAATCACTTTACAAGCTGTGTCGAACTCGAACATAATCGGATATCATGTTTTTTTCATCCAATTTACCAAAATTAAGGAGAAAGATATAATCTTTGGTggaattaatttgtttgataAGAAGTGGATTGGACtaagtttacaaagtgtttgTTAGACTTGTGCTTATCCAGTATGCCCCCCTCAAAAGAGATTATACATATTGGAACAGGACTCATTGAAATTTACAAATCCCATGTTCCAACCCGATTCGATGGTTATGATTTACCATTTGCTAACGGAAGACTTGGGACAAAACCGGTcataatggcgttctaggattcatctGGCCGACCCcccttagtgggataaggctttgttgttgtttgttgctGTTGTATTTTTCAGAAATTTCTCATCAGAATGATGTATTTAAGTAGCAATCATGAACTCTGTTTAGTGTATCCTTGCTCACTTTACCCTTGCTAAAATCCGGTTCTTGGTGGGATGAGAAGTTATGGGAACAATTCCATCGCTCCTCTGACTCTGTATATCTGCCATCTGCATAAGAAAATTTATGGTATTCTTGTATGATTTCACATGTGGAATAGCTTCTTTGAGAAGAGATTATGTAATATGTCTTGGGGTTTAATTATTTAAGTGGTAAAAGCAAGGTGTGGGTTTCTATAGTTCTGCTCTAGCTAGCAAAATGAACAATCTGTCACCCAAATTTTTACATTATGGCATATGAGTTCGTAGTTTTTGCATTGCCTGAAGTTGTTTAACTGCCATCGGTTTGATTTGTTTTCTCTTGTTTATTTCTCATGcaaatttctttgtttgttgatGTTTGTCCTCTTGATTTGAAGAATTCTTTGTCTCCCCGCGTTGTAGGACTATCGTTTTACACCAATGAGAAGGGGTTATCTGAAGCGTTCTCTCAGTATGGACAAGTGATAGAAGGTGATTTGCATTCAAATGCAAGAATACCGAGGCAACTATCTCTAAACTGATTATATTCTGTCATCTTGTACTTAAACcttatttatttttggcagCCCAAATTGTATCGGACAGAGTATCAGAAAGATCGAAAGGATTTGGATTCGTGACCTTTGCTTCAGAAGATGAAGCCCACAAAGCCTTGGAGGAGATGAATGGCAAGGTAATTCCttgttttctgttttccttAATCCATTTGAATCTTGCCATATTAAATAACTCCAAAATGACATATTCAAAACACTCACAGCCACTGAATGGACGCGTTATTTTTGTGGACTATGCAAAGCCGAGAACCAATTATGGCAGTG includes the following:
- the LOC126599914 gene encoding mRNA-decapping enzyme-like protein is translated as MSQTGKLMPNLDQQSTKVLNLTVLQRMDPFIEEILITAAHVTFYEFNIESNQWSRKDVEGSLFVVKRNTQPRFQFIVMNRRNTDNLVENILGDFEYEVQVPYLLYRNASQEVNGIWFYNARECEEVANLFTRILNAYSKVPPKSKVASSKSEFEELEAVPSMLVMEGPLEPSLNAPTATEAPEDSSFISYLAAMNIGNNASNATNSRLPYQSTGTVPKPSYAPSAVSPPSPTPQIPTHSHSVPSTPTPPHGSSDQTTSNNRVANLIKPSSFFPLPVSSPPLVIPPTSSSVPPAAALHPPLNLQRPYGTPMLQPFPPPTPPPSLTPNSAPPAPSDGPLISREKVREALVMLVQDDQFIDMLYQALLKVHHT
- the LOC126599915 gene encoding small RNA-binding protein 11, chloroplastic-like, whose protein sequence is MAMLRTLVHSNPKLSYSSSLLLPPALLISCRGIATKLFVGGLSFYTNEKGLSEAFSQYGQVIEAQIVSDRVSERSKGFGFVTFASEDEAHKALEEMNGKPLNGRVIFVDYAKPRTNYGSGMPIARGPPDSIKDG